From a single Natronocella acetinitrilica genomic region:
- a CDS encoding PilZ domain-containing protein: protein MLWSGRLRDDFGIRMTTRNQDDRRSFSRVMFESAGVLQSGHYPLEVQVQDLSLNGALLALPAHATLTDGARCRLDIPLSADVEISMQLELVHQNGNLAGFHCLEIDLDSMSHLRRLVELNTGDTELLQRELADLGH from the coding sequence ATGCTATGGTCGGGACGTTTGCGGGATGACTTCGGGATCAGAATGACAACTCGGAACCAGGACGATCGGCGGTCCTTCTCGAGAGTAATGTTCGAGAGTGCCGGTGTACTGCAAAGCGGTCATTATCCGCTGGAAGTACAGGTGCAGGATCTATCGCTGAATGGCGCGCTGCTTGCCCTACCCGCCCACGCCACCTTGACGGACGGCGCACGCTGCCGACTGGATATCCCGCTGTCCGCGGATGTCGAGATCAGCATGCAGCTGGAGCTGGTGCACCAGAACGGCAACCTGGCCGGCTTCCACTGCCTGGAAATCGACCTGGACAGCATGAGCCACCTGCGGCGACTGGTGGAATTGAATACCGGCGATACCGAACTGCTGCAGCGCGAACTGGCCGATCTCGGCCACTGA